A genomic region of Plasmodium vivax chromosome 1, whole genome shotgun sequence contains the following coding sequences:
- a CDS encoding cloroquine resistance associated protein Cg2, putative (encoded by transcript PVX_087995A): protein MMTLGGKDGPDGPEGPHEPEPREPTDGPDSYDHRDHREGYDGHDHYDDFKGISYGMMLKKVLRRSINDWSLFCERVDNDSGENADYLRSALIQYCRHMRECFLKLLEVNAFRRNYKEINETIKLILEYRESYRELKSKYQYELYLCKVKMMDLQINESNVLCAVDLLSTGRYTRFPLLFKGIISNPSDSFIPNLNVNQINILKKRIVDEFLINYYTSRIPKDKVNFSFSDGFIELDVVSEVKVSLITDFVTWSVVKADIFFLRHMNLHSSHNLNLISLVSYGVVQKMGQMAGEQKGGAVDAPQMDMSHTDMPRLEMPHADIPHLDCPTEASDAESSQSGDFLLNRGSSHHSERHVRIEQMRHARVNPIEQHYHREREKRTQAEETLPLADVLYEIYKISHFYCSVQIMEFFKGSINQHNTFNYPSKKSLIYKCFSNGTVEVTPSCYNYSLSDKDALLHLDIHLYECALGKGMYEWFKKIPLLDQHSKKKMILKFVLNNENGNIGVFLWPFSFFKKGKKESFPTDDILTSYEFSYCAALQRRMKRLFSFDPAHIHLESWFTRVANCVTRFLFSILKAFSSPGGDPLHGVASMDHTRSSETSFGNNAIGVHELVQDYFFDLGYIRGELLCEGGVGSVFEGVGENHPGGANHVEGAPLRNRIQTVLMKKQNGDSCLLTYTFYGQKINLFLNRQSEKFTFMCHWKSKTFIDTISLHYDLKLVIYVVYLLKRFSLYVYVYNELQERFLAVNAGRVFNYELAKDQFCPQFFFHKLKLHDLLKKYNYSANILLTKFLQSFFSLIDFYFYLPCGEGGATKGGGFESALRKLVHKGGEAAAGLPPPQGSAHLGGSPPREENLIGSFEGTNLGESPFSAPAPQRQPGGSGYEETPEEGKKAAPSRDPFRQNFISVLYFTIYTYDRTPLLLILLIEKDCIHQTYIVICENDGVTSGADKERSEQGKTSKRHLFTIPLIHRSYPLGNHLEDYLDGLRDMVNRFSNLFSTLGKLLRMNSRCPVFCSPFGGAPSRGVALSGGALQHDGTAQGGDAPPGGNAPPGGKPTLKAASNQTYARLRKEKKKSFLDLQYFVSKSQSKRAPPRESADVCLGEANLADSSKEKYPADYITNYLLHLECELDAEHYMSRELLSNHEGGEFPLLIKVNTYGSFFFEVPFRQRKLLKIRDSNLKKSSEISFLCCNVAVNVKIDPLEVEGADAPSVHWVRMKKMYLLLKDESSPRSILHLFAVLSKIFSALNFFPELYYLERMMSPDVSIRNCHLANITVEYHCGVNRQIACSLTLDVLNGGEVPPGQLDDPPGRGLNKERFPNRPGEGDPNGMATNRRIKQTSDEEDELEKLLSFDVSFNSPFECINELFSREKKKLSLYLKKKKSIFSLLKFLLLTFEFHYNFYIVINKTSEHLRKVPFLHPVDLLHDVQFDCVNLLTVLLTLKCFSNDKGVLSFYFILHPENFSKVVIIPHYRGTHMGRHQREVSIKNFFRRGKRSHSGERHADEHTDQHTDQRGAPPKTGPGTPPNDAATVEGTPPNAQERGIRIDHLDEEDLFIYLFSHFCDVINLKRVNQSAIYSPGGDLHSDQVSPSRGSSHPLEGAEDPSLGESAIENDLKIFEEYDLFILNIKYLFKMKNQIVLSEVFFFPPFFLYTTLYPFVEFLKTLKCWLVLLGQLRVHHSDITLMCSEIGDVFQHVTAVRRRGAPPGEGKNANVNANVSANVSASVSENVSANVSADVSADVSANVSANVNADVNANVCANVNAEVSPNVSADVNAEVSATVQSAHSEHSGAPPEGHPSGHRQDDEIVVHLVWFLYSTKDLYVDAASLGEGKTCKRSYAALLGDPGEVNQEDSPERGGGGNGGGDKGGHGFGDHDDGHHDSGYHDDEHHDDRSEHKKVKRQEEDGQHSEKGHLRGDDPPLSEAKSEEMQNVKWETGGANPVAKKWAHTTNHLSTPFQRNETNTEKLKHMINAYSHSNDDIFLKKKAQKIWLGGNFIRKAYALRVLEPRHGDPPSEEGKRGDPRGEEGKNGNIGERTGDHRQNDFPVKINPHQATPNRSEPQNDGENMFFFNEEKMLIGGMKNAKSLAWSGENVYKGDMHYWINSVGIFFENVGETVDEGDSWFYRNRGRVPTREGTPNNNNEVKTRTRKFIMEEQNVLKEISKINSALNIIYSYVRTWLLKMNHSSVISFFRIISEIVVEKKNICELSAFLFNSVLSYREYLAFWMFPNREGVSMPFVEMEFVPEGEDHLVAAAGGKKGTSFFRNKWVELVVPVEEAVHGGYLMDGEVTHAGGDSAAPSTSRGNKIIPTGGGNDGKRGNCHPNPATEKAINIKYKIWRYMPPPFKKKMNEQEVIDIMGGANESVTLTFKISSVLPVKNLKEVYINDEPFVKFLVKHKIDLNVAHERVMAILEKHNLMANYSLVATQTILHRSSFERLLKGGDNDSG, encoded by the coding sequence ATGATGACTCTGGGTGGGAAGGACGGGCCGGACGGGCCAGAGGGGCCACACGAGCCGGAGCCAAGGGAGCCCACCGACGGGCCCGACAGCTACGACCATCGCGACCACCGCGAAGGCTACGACGGCCACGACCACTACGACGACTTCAAAGGAATCAGCTACGGCATGATGCTGAAGAAAGTGCTGCGCCGGTCGATAAACGACTGGAGCCTCTTCTGCGAGCGCGTGGACAACGACAGCGGAGAAAACGCGGATTACCTTAGAAGCGCCCTCATCCAGTACTGCAGGCACATGAGGGAGTGCTTCCTAAAGCTCCTGGAGGTGAACGCCTTCCGAAGGAACTACAAAGAAATCAATGAGACGATTAAGCTCATTTTAGAGTATAGAGAAAGTTACCGGGAACTTAAGAGCAAGTACCAATATGAATTGTACCTATGCAAAGTAAAAATGATGGATTTGCAAATAAACGAAAGTAATGTCCTGTGTGCAGTTGACTTATTGTCTACGGGGAGGTACACGAGGTTCCCTCTGCTGTTCAAGGGGATCATTTCGAACCCATCAGATTCGTTCATTCCAAATTTAAATGTGAATCAAATAAATATCTTAAAGAAACGAATTGTGGATGAGTTTCTAATCAATTATTATACATCTAGAATCCCCAAGGATAAAgtgaatttttctttttctgatGGGTTCATAGAGTTAGATGTGGTGAGCGAAGTGAAGGTCTCCCTCATCACCGATTTTGTCACCTGGAGTGTAGTCAAGGCCGACATCTTCTTCTTGCGCCACATGAATTTGCACTCTTCGCACAACTTGAATCTCATCAGCTTGGTGAGCTACGGCGTCGTTCAGAAGATGGGCCAAATGGCTGGcgagcagaaggggggggcggtGGACGCCCCCCAGATGGATATGTCCCATACGGATATGCCCCGGTTGGAAATGCCCCATGCGGATATTCCCCATCTGGACTGCCCCACCGAAGCGAGCGACGCGGAGAGTTCCCAAAGCGGCGATTTTTTGCTAAACAGAGGAAGCTCCCACCACAGTGAGCGGCACGTACGCATAGAACAAATGCGGCATGCCCGGGTGAACCCCATCGAGCAGCACTACCACagagaaagggaaaaaagaacacaAGCAGAGGAGACCCTACCACTGGCAGATGTGCTTTacgaaatttacaaaatcaGCCACTTCTACTGTAGCGTTCAAATTATGGAGTTTTTCAAAGGGAGTATAAATCAGCACAACACGTTTAACTACCCCTCGAAGAAGAGTCTCATATATAAGTGCTTTTCCAATGGCACAGTGGAGGTGACTCCCTCTTGTTATAACTACAGTCTGAGCGATAAGGACGCACTGCTCCACCTGGACATTCATCTATACGAGTGCGCACTCGGCAAGGGAATGTATGAGTGGTTCAAGAAGATCCCCCTACTGGACCAacacagcaaaaaaaaaatgatccttAAGTTTGTTCTGAACAAcgaaaatggaaatataGGGGTGTTCTTGTGGCCattcagtttttttaaaaagggaaagaaggaaAGCTTCCCTACCGATGACATCTTAACCTCCTACGAGTTTTCCTACTGTGCTGCACTGcagaggaggatgaagaggcTCTTCTCATTCGACCCTGCCCATATTCACCTGGAGAGCTGGTTCACCCGGGTGGCCAACTGCGTCACTCGTTTTTTGTTCTCTATTCTGAAGGCGTTCAgctcccctgggggggacCCACTCCACGGAGTAGCCAGCATGGACCACACCAGGAGCAGCGAGACCTCCTTCGGGAACAACGCCATTGGGGTGCATGAGTTGGTGCAAGATTATTTCTTCGATTTGGGTTACATCCGCGGGGAGTTGCTCTGCGAGGGGGGAGTTGGAAGCGTTTTCGAGGGGGTGGGAGAGAACCACCCCGGGGGAGCAAACCATGTGGAGGGGGCGCCCCTGCGAAACCGCATCCAAACAGTGCtgatgaagaagcagaacGGGGACTCCTGCCTTCTCACATACACCTTCTACGGACAGAAAATTAACCTCTTCCTAAACAGGCAAAGCGAAAAATTCACCTTCATGTGCCACTGGAAGAGCAAAACGTTCATCGACACCATCAGTCTCCACTACGACCTCAAGCTGGTCATATACGTCGTGTACCTCCTGAAGAGGTTCTCCCTCTATGTGTACGTCTATAACGAGCTGCAGGAGAGATTCCTCGCAGTAAACGCGGGGAGGGTCTTCAACTACGAGCTAGCCAAGGATCAATTCTGCCCCCAGTTCTTCTTTCACAAGTTGAAACTTCATGaccttttgaagaaatacAACTACTCTGCGAACATCCTTCTGACCAAATTCCTCCAgagctttttttccctcatcgatttttacttttatctTCCCTGTGGTGAGGGGGGTgccaccaaaggggggggattTGAGAGCGCTCTCCGCAAATTGGTGCACaaggggggtgaagcggcagcCGGCTTGCCTCCCCCGCAGGGTAGTGCCCACTTAGGAGGAAGCCCCCCCAGGGAGGAAAATCTCATCGGAAGCTTCGAAGGGACTAATCTTGGCGAGTCCCCTTTTAGCGCCCCCGCCCCACAGCGGCAaccggggggaagcggaTATGAGGAGACCCccgaggaggggaagaaggcagCCCCGAGTAGAGACCCCTTCCGACAGAACTTCATCTCAGTGCTGTACTTCACCATCTACACATATGACCGCACCCCCCTGCTGCTCATCCTGCTGATCGAAAAGGATTGCATACACCAAACGTACATTGTTATTTGTGAAAATGATGGAGTAACCTCTGGGGCAGACAAAGAAAGAAGCGAGCAGGGGAAGACCAGCAAGAGGCACCTCTTTACCATTCCTCTAATACATAGGAGCTACCCCCTTGGGAATCACCTCGAGGATTACCTGGACGGTTTACGAGATATGGTCAACcgattttcaaatttattttccacgTTGGGGAAGCTCCTACGGATGAATTCGCGGTGCCCCGTTTTTTGCAGTCCGTTTGGTGGAGCCCCGTCCAGAGGTGTAGCACTGAGCGGAGGGGCCCTTCAGCATGATGGGACCGCCCAGGGAGGGGATGCACCTCCAGGGGGAAACGCCCctccgggggggaagcccacACTTAAAGCCGCCTCCAACCAGACGTACGCCCGTttgaggaaggagaagaagaagagcttCCTCGACCTTCAATACTTCGTGAGTAAGAGCCAGTCCAAGCGGGCGCCTCCCAGGGAAAGCGCTGACGTCTGCCTAGGCGAAGCGAACCTAGCCGACTCTTCAAAGGAGAAATACCCAGCGGACTACATCACCAATTATTTGCTCCACCTGGAGTGCGAGCTAGACGCGGAGCACTACATGAGCAGGGAACTTTTAAGCAACCATGAAGGAGGGGAGTTCCCCCTCCTGATCAAGGTGAACACCTAtgggtcctttttttttgaagtccCCTTTCGGCAGAGAAAACTCCTCAAAATAAGGGACtcgaatttgaagaaaagcAGCGAGATTTCTTTTCTCTGCTGCAACGTTGCGGTAAATGTGAAGATAGACCCTTTGGAAGTGGAAGGGGCAGATGCTCCCTCGGTTCACTGGGTgcggatgaaaaaaatgtacctgCTGCTAAAAGACGAGAGCTCTCCACGGAGCATTCTTCATCTCTTCGCAGTTTTgagcaaaatattttctgcGTTGAATTTCTTCCCGGAGCTGTACTACCTAGAAAGAATGATGTCCCCCGATGTATCCATCCGCAATTGCCATTTGGCAAACATCACCGTTGAGTATCACTGTGGGGTGAACAGACAGATCGCATGCTCCCTTACGTTAGACGTGCTCAATGGTGGAGAGGTACCACCCGGACAGCTCGATGACCCCCCTGGTCGAGGTCTCAACAAGGAGCGCTTTCCAAATCGCCCAGGTGAAGGAGACCCAAACGGTATGGCGACAAACCGCAGAATCAAACAAACGAGCGATGAAGAAGACGAACTGGAAAAACTACTCTCCTTTGACGTCTCTTTTAACTCCCCCTTTGAATGCattaatgaattattttctcgagagaagaagaagctctccttgtacttaaaaaaaaaaaaaagcatttttagccttttaaaatttctgctGCTGACCTTTGAATTTCACTATAACTTTTATATAGTGATTAACAAGACGAGTGAGCACTTGAGGAaggtcccttttttgcatccGGTGGACCTCCTGCACGACGTTCAATTCGACTGCGTTAACCTCTTGACCGTTCTGCTGacattaaaatgttttagtAACGACAAGGGGgtgctttccttttatttcaTTCTGCACCCAGAGAATTTCTCCAAAGTTGTGATCATCCCGCATTACAGGGGCACCCATATGGGTAGACACCAGAGGGAGGTCTCGATCAAAAATTTCTtcagaagggggaagcgcagCCATAGTGGTGAGAGGCATGCCGATGAGCATACCGATCAGCATACCGATCAGCGTGGCGCCCCTCCCAAGACGGGCCCAGGGACCCCCCCAAACGACGCAGCCACCGTGGAAGGAACCCCCCCCAACGCACAGGAACGCGGGATACGCATTGACCACCTGGATGAGGAAGACCTGTTCATCTACCtcttttcccacttttgcgacgttataaatttaaagagAGTAAACCAGTCTGCGATCTACTCTCCCGGTGGAGACCTCCATAGTGATCAGGTAAGTCCATCACGAGGGAGCAGCCACCCCTTGGAAGGAGCAGAAGATCCCTCACTTGGAGAAAGCGCCATCGAGAACGATctaaaaatttttgaagaatatgacttgttcatattaaatataaaatatttgttcaaaatgaaaaaccaGATTGTCCTCTCGGaggtttttttcttccctccgTTTTTTCTCTACACTACGCTGTACCCTTTTGTGGAGTTTTTGAAGACGCTAAAATGTTGGCTCGTCTTATTGGGTCAGCTGAGGGTTCACCACTCGGACATTACCCTGATGTGCTCCGAGATAGGCGACGTTTTTCAGCATGTAACTGCGGTTAGGAGGAGGGGCGCCCCGCCGGGcgagggaaaaaacgcaaatgTGAATGCAAATGTGAGCGCGAATGTGAGTGCAAGCGTGAGCGAAAATGTGAGTGCGAATGTGAGCGCAGATGTAAGCGCAGATGTAAGTGCGAATGTGAGCGCAAATGTTAACGCAGATGTAAACGCAAACGTGTGCGCAAATGTGAACGCTGAGGTAAGCCCAAATGTGAGCGCAGATGTAAACGCTGAGGTAAGCGCAACCGTGCAGAGCGCACACAGCGAACACAGCGGCGCGCCCCCCGAGGGCCACCCCAGTGGCCACCGCCAGGATGACGAAATAGTCGTTCACCTCGTGTGGTTCCTCTACAGCACCAAAGATTTGTACGTGGACGCGGCGTCCCTTGGCGAGGGGAAGACGTGCAAGAGGAGTTATGCGGCCCTGTTGGGCGACCCCGGGGAGGTGAATCAGGAGGATTCGCCTGAGAGGGGTGGCGGTGGAAATGGCGGCGGTGACAAAGGCGGCCATGGCTTCGGAGACCATGACGACGGCCACCATGACAGCGGATACCATGACGACGAACACCATGACGACCGAAGTGAGcataaaaaggtgaagaggcaAGAGGAGGATGGGCAGCACAGCGAGAAAGGCCACTTGCGGGGGGACGACCCCCCCCTGAGTGAAGCCAAATCGgaggaaatgcaaaatgtgaaGTGGGAAACCGGAGGAGCTAACCCCGTAGCAAAGAAGTGGGCACACACAACGAATCACCTGAGCACCCCCTTCCAGAGGAACGAAACAAACACGGAGAAATTGAAACATATGATCAACGCATACTCTCACAGCAatgatgacatttttttaaaaaagaaagctcAGAAAATCTGGCTGGGGGGGAATTTTATCCGGAAGGCGTACGCCCTGCGTGTTTTGGAGCCCCGACATGGGGACCCCCCCTCcgaagaggggaaaagagGGGATCcccggggggaggaagggaaaaatggcaatatAGGGGAGCGTACAGGGGATCATCGCCAGAACGACTTCCCTGTGAAGATCAACCCGCACCAAGCAACGCCCAATCGAAGCGAACCACAAAACGATGgtgaaaatatgtttttttttaatgaggaaaaaatgctaatCGGAGGTATGAAGAACGCGAAAAGCCTTGCCTGGTCAGGCGAAAATGTGTACAAAGGGGATATGCACTATTGGATCAATTCagttggcattttttttgaaaatgttgGGGAGACTGTGGATGAGGGGGACAGCTGGTTTTATCGCAACAGAGGAAGGGTGCCCACACGGGAGGGAACACCAAATAACAACAATGAGGTGAAAACACGAACGAGGAAATTCATCATGGAGGAACAAAACGTACTGAAGGAAATCTCCAAAATTAATTCCGCCctaaatataatttacagCTATGTAAGAACGTGGCTCCTCAAAATGAATCACTCCAGtgtcatttccttttttcgcatcATAAGTGAGATAGTAGTCgagaaaaagaatatatgCGAATTGtctgcttttctttttaactcGGTTTTGTCCTACCGAGAGTACTTAGCCTTTTGGATGTTTCCAAACAGGGAAGGTGTATCAATGCCATTCGTGGAAATGGAGTTTGTACCTGAGGGGGAAGATCACCTGGTTGCCGCGGCGGGTGGGAAGAAAGGGACCTCCTTTTTCCGCAATAAATGGGTCGAACTGGTTGTTCCCGTGGAGGAAGCGGTGCACGGTGGTTATCTCATGGATGGTGAGGTGACCCATGCAGGTGGAGACTCGGCTGCTCCCAGCACCAGCAGAGGGAACAAAATTATCCCCACGGGAGGCGGTAATGACGGCAAGCGAGGGAACTGCCATCCCAACCCCGCAACAGAAAAAGCGATCAacataaaatacaaaatatggAGATAtatgcctcccccttttaaaaaaaaaatgaacgaacaGGAGGTTATAGACATTATGGGGGGAGCCAACGAAAGCGTGACGCTCACGTTTAAAATATCATCCGTGCTGCcagttaaaaatttaaaggagGTGTACATAAATGACGAGCCGTTCGTGAAATTTCTGGTGAAGCACAAAATTGACTTAAATGTTGCTCACGAGAGGGTCATGgccattttggagaagcaCAACTTGATGGCAAACTACTCCCTCGTTGCCACGCAGACCATCCTCCACCGCTCCTCCTTCGAACGGTTGCTCAAGGGGGGGGACAACGACAGTGGGTGA
- a CDS encoding cloroquine resistance asscociatd protein Cg7, putative (encoded by transcript PVX_088000A): METEEIVCVHVTLKFVIFKSIKKNENSRCDNFIINLAEANDIEAANKSKQYFIQKFHQILKKKKKKKNEYECLLNGTVTEIATFLAQHMELYIQISQVRYEAGEQSEGGGPAGEGANLAGADGADGEPPPPRGDREREPNRRTSPGRNKIHLLKSVDLVEDDIQFENGQIYFKCVFKDLLSDFEFIHHRRYENISNFYVSNDFIFSISVKFEECLLGRRDLERRGARGSAYEREDRYEGSYDGRYEDRYDGHHNHRYNHRYDDRYAGRPRDRRAGKYWHLVNLCHMTNLFYLHVNFEAHEQSFFRHNCVEVTVGDMLQSLSPRDAQDGTPSGANRNESGFASPGGGPLNGTNDNHHRDADDEQHRDGDDEQHRDGDDGHHPLTDGSPPMGCHFSLTLIDHVEELYDYFRLNDIHIIFNKIQLEVEKKGPFFSHHKKSGDLWVRYKDMERMTCQLSTVGGSVPSLTFQATIMSICLLPRGGESGGRFFNSWRWRRSDGVGSDDVGSGDVGSGDVESGDGVGSSRTSGSGNSPSWGPRVRAHRKELGPPKDHLLKWNLFLSVERCHILELSNIYAEKRKTRQSDFFVKVESGLLARRFVSPFYPFEENRQIELKNCHLSHDFQRRGADPCDQLEGEAVHFHLALREEHTEGEGPPGDPHQDIGSGINIGVGELSLKNLSKELKTTLMKERGGPPQRDYYQFEFCVPLYLHVFKEKYLTSELSVRVFLSARRKGEAEGAAKVGSPEEETLTVDESGDHLVKYTPKEGTIPSNIYEFKLWKEEEERRMAEMLKRKEQNVIKKLMKKLIKKYEDMERERKNEMEKKKNELKEIAIKVKEEQINVKKNENLIKLKDKQLNDEIYTLEKKLKKIKHAYEKSLTHFKKNLRKAHLGESLVKENDQLVASYKNALSKVKRLSKENEEMKTLLGKYNSRDNAIISNAYFEELKEELKRLKLFHRQTVQSRGRSGEAEGGAAQWTEAEGEAADEGAPPHSSSSSYIRTVRKNRKRIIQLVGNFVPQIEEIYDLTNDDLLEEKVRSILRDVHEVRLILRAEAKELDRASPGRWRGESSDGSAGGAAGRAEDRVAGKSADRSAGHHIDVYTGEFPEPPSTRTDPSRTRGRNLPGKEPPLGRHASLASHPRGKKPPPQRSLLRGKGFPGILSKGVDIPSKAAVAHFRGVDSPSKGVYAPTKGLSAHCREAPPHAKLLSEKRGRAPPKDSAPTPQTDGFRKRDKPNDNASVIENLKSEIKRLIETGIYNEDDTIIQNMKRKLSALL, from the exons ATGGAAACAGAAGAAATCGTCTGCGTCCACGTAACCCTCAAGTTTGTAATCTTTAAGagcatcaaaaaaaatgaaaacagcCGCTGCGACAACTTCATCATCAATTTGGCGGAGGCCAATGACATCGAGGCGGCGAACAAATCGAAGCAGTACTTTATCCAAAAGTTCCACCAAAtactgaagaagaaaaaaaaaaaaaaaaatgaatatgaatGTCTGCTCAATGGGACAGTAACTGAGATCGCGACGTTTCTCGCCCAGCACATGGAGTTATACATACAGATAAGCCAAGTGAGGTATGAGGCAGGTGAGCAGAGCGAGGGGGGCGGCCcggcgggggagggggcaaaTTTAGCGGGTGCAGATGGAGCAGacggggaaccccccccacCGCGTGGCGACCGCGAGAGAGAACCAAACCGACGCACCAGCCCTGGGAGGAACAAAATCCACCTGCTCAAAAGCGTAGACCTAGTGGAAGACGACATACAATTTGAAAATGGGCAAATTTACTTCAAATGTGTATTTAAAGATTTGCTAAGTGACTTTGAGTTCATTCATCACAGGCGGTACGAGAACATTAGCAACTTTTACGTGAGCaacgattttattttttccatttcggtTAAGTTCGAGGAGTGCCTCTTGGGGCGGAGGGACTTGGAGCGGCGCGGCGCTCGGGGCAGCGCTTACGAGCGGGAAGATCGCTATGAAGGCAGCTACGACGGTCGCTATGAAGACCGCTACGACGGCCACCACAACCACCGCTACAACCACCGCTATGACGACCGCTACGCAGGTCGCCCCCGCGACAGACGCGCGGGGAAATACTGGCACCTTGTGAACCTCTGCCACATGACCAACCTATTCTACCTGCACGTAAACTTTGAGGCACACGAGCAAAGTTTCTTTCGCCACAATTGTGTGGAGGTGACCGTGGGGGACATGCTGCAGAGTCTTTCGCCGAGGGACGCCCAGGATGGTACCCCCAGCGGGGCGAACCGAAACGAATCTGGCTTCGCTtcaccaggggggggaccccTCAATGGAACTAATGACAACCACCACCGCGATGCGGATGATGAGCAGCACCGCGATGGGGATGATGAGCAGCACCGCGATGGGGATGATGGCCACCACCCCCTCACCGACGGCAGCCCCCCAATGGGCTGCCACTTCTCCCTGACCCTAATCGACCACGTGGAAGAGCTCTACGATTACTTCCGCCTCAACGACATACACattatatttaacaaaattcaGTTGGAGGTTGAAAAGAAgggaccttttttttcccatcataAGAAAAGTGGCGACCTATGGGTGCGTTACAAAGACATGGAAAGGATGACGTGCCAGTTGAGCACCGTCGGTGGGTCCGTCCCTTCGCTGACCTTTCAAGCGACAATCATGTCTATTTGTTTGCTTCCCCGTGGGGGAGAATCCGGGGGGAGGTTTTTCAATTCGTGGCGGTGGAGAAGAAGCGACGGTGTTGGGAGCGACGATGTTGGGAGCGGCGATGTTGGGAGCGGCGATGTTGAGAGCGGCGATGGTGTTGGAAGCAGCCGCACAAGCGGGAGCGGCAACTCGCCCAGTTGGGGCCCCCGAGTTCGCGCGCACAGGAAGGAGCTGGGCCCCCCCAAGGATCACCTCCTCAAGTGGAACTTGTTCCTCTCCGTGGAGCGCTGCCACATCCTGGAGCTGAGCAACATCTACGCAGAAAAGAGGAAGACACGGCAGAGCGACTTTTTCGTGAAGGTCGAGTCTGGCCTGCTCGCGCGGCGCTTCGTGTCTCCGTTCTACCCCTTCGAGGAGAACCGGCAG ATCGAACTGAAGAACTGCCACCTGAGCCACGACTTCCAGCGGAGGGGCGCGGACCCCTGCGACCAGCTCGAAGGCGAAGCGGTGCACTTCCACCTGGCTCTGCGGGAGGAGCACACTGAGGGAGAAGGGCCCCCAGGTGACCCCCACCAGGATATTGGCAGCGGAATTAACATCGGAGTGGGGGAACTCTCCCTCAAAAATTTGTCTAAAGAGTTAAAGACCACACTGATGAAGGAgcgaggaggacccccccagAGGGACTACTACCAGTTTGAATTTTGCGTGCCGCTTTATTTACACGTttttaaagagaaatacTTAACATCAGAGTTGAGTGTGCGGGTATTTCTGAGCGCACggaggaagggggaagccGAAGGTGCAGCAAAGGTTGGATCCCCAGAAGAGGAAACGCTCACAGTAGATGAGAGCGGGGATCACCTGGTGAAGTACACCCCAAAGGAAGGCACCATCCCGAGCAACATCTACGAATTCAAGCTGTggaaagaggaggaggaaaggaGAATGGCGGAGATgctaaaaaggaaggaacaaaatgtgataaaaaaattgatgaagaagctcataaaaaaatatgaagatatggaaagagaaagaaaaaacgaaatggaaaaaaaaaaaaacgaattaaaagaaattgcAATTAAAGTGaaagaagaacaaataaatgtaaaaaaaaatgaaaaccttATCAAATTAAAAGACAAACAATTAAATGACGAAATATACacgctggaaaaaaaattaaaaaaaataaaacacgcTTATGAAAAATCGCTaacccattttaaaaaaaatttgaggaaggcccatttgggggaaagTCTCGTAAAAGAAAACGATCAACTCGTCGCCAGCTATAAAAATGCTCTAAGTAAAGTGAAAAGGTTaagcaaagaaaatgaagagatgAAGACCCTTTTGGGGAAATACAACAGCAGGGATAACGCCATCATCAGCAACGCCTACTTTGAGGAACTGAAGGAGGAACTGAAGCGACTCAAGTTGTTTCACCGGCAAACGGTTCAGTCGCGcggaagaagtggagaagcggaggggggggcagcccaGTGGACGGAAGCGGAAGGGGAGGCCGCTGACGAGGGAGCCCCACCccacagcagcagcagcagctaCATACGAACCGTGCGGAAAAACAGAAAGAGAATCATTCAGCTCGTTGGAAATTTCGTGCCCCAAATTGAAGAGATTTACGACTTGACGAACGACGACTTGCTGGAGGAGAAGGTCCGCTCCATTTTGAGGGACGTCCACGAGGTGCGGCTGATTCTGCGGGCCGAGGCGAAGGAGTTGGACCGCGCCTCCCCCGGGCGCTGGCGGGGAGAGTCCTCAGACGGGTCAGCAGGTGGGGCAGCAGGTAGGGCAGAAGACCGCGTAGCGGGCAAGTCAGCTGACCGGTCGGCTGGTCACCACATAGACGTATACACGGGCGAATTCCCGGAGCCGCCTTCCACCCGCACCGACCCATCGCGGACGCGGGGCAGGAACCTACCCGGGAAGGAGCCCCCGCTGGGAAGGCACGCAAGTCTGGCTAGCCAcccgagggggaagaagccaccCCCCCAGAGGAGCCTCCTGCGGGGCAAGGGGTTTCCCGGCATTCTCTCCAAAGGGGTAGACATCCCCAGTAAAGCGGCAGTCGCTCACTTCAGAGGGGTAGACTCCCCCTCCAAAGGGGTATATGCCCCCACCAAAGGGCTAAGCGCTCACTGCAGGGAGGCGCCCCCCCACGCCAAGCTTCTAAGTGAGAAGCGCGGGCgggcccccccaaaggaCTCCGCCCCGACCCCCCAGACGGACGGATTTAGAAAAAGGGACAAGCCAAACGACAATGCCAGCGTGAtcgaaaatttaaaaagcgaaataaaGCGACTCATCGAAACTGGGATATACAACGAGGACGACACGATTATTCAAAATATGAAGAGGAAGTTGAGCGCGCTGCTTTGA